One Engraulis encrasicolus isolate BLACKSEA-1 chromosome 5, IST_EnEncr_1.0, whole genome shotgun sequence DNA segment encodes these proteins:
- the pou3f2b gene encoding POU domain, class 3, transcription factor 2: protein MATTASNHYNILTSSASIVHSEPGSMQQGTAAYRDAQTLLQGDYSLQSNSHPLSHAHQWITALSHGESAPWSTSPLGEQDIKPAVQQTTRDDMHNSNNLQHQTRAPHLVHQTHGNHHDARAWRTTTAAHIPSMATSNGQSLIYSQPGFNVNGLIPGSGQGMHHHNMRDAHEDHHSPHLSDHGHQQSQHQQQHQSHHDHSDEDTPTSDDLEQFAKQFKQRRIKLGFTQADVGLALGTLYGNVFSQTTICRFEALQLSFKNMCKLKPLLNKWLEEADSTSGSPTSLDKIAAQGRKRKKRTSIEVTVKGALESHFLKCPKPAASEIVSLADSLQLEKEVVRVWFCNRRQKEKRMTPPGQLPGTEDVYGDTPPHRGVQTPVQ from the coding sequence ATGGCGACCACAGCATCAAATCATTACAACATCCTCACCTCCAGCGCATCCATTGTGCACTCGGAGCCCGGCAGCATGCAGCAAGGCACGGCGGCGTACAGGGACGCGCAGACCCTGTTGCAGGGCGACTACTCACTGCAGAGCAACAGTCACCCGCTCAGCCACGCGCACCAGTGGATCACGGCGCTGTCGCACGGGGAGAGCGCGCCGTGGTCGACCAGTCCCCTCGGCGAGCAGGACATTAAACCCGCCGTGCAGCAGACCACCAGGGACGACATGCACAACTCCAACAACCTCCAGCACCAGACGCGAGCGCCACACTTGGTCCACCAGACGCACGGGAACCACCACGACGCCAGGGCATGGAGAACCACCACGGCGGCTCACATCCCCAGCATGGCTACATCCAACGGCCAGAGCCTCATCTACTCCCAGCCGGGCTTCAACGTGAACGGACTAATCCCGGGCAGCGGACAGGGCATGCACCACCACAACATGCGAGACGCACACGAGGACCACCACAGCCCGCATCTCAGCGACCACGGCCACCAGCagtcccagcaccagcagcagcaccagagcCACCACGACCACTCAGACGAGGACACGCCGACCTCCGACGACTTGGAGCAGTTCGCCAAGCAGTTCAAGCAGCGCAGGATCAAGCTGGGCTTCACGCAGGCGGACGTGGGACTCGCTTTGGGAACGCTGTACGGAAATGTCTTTTCGCAGACCACGATATGTCGGTTCGAGGCCCTTCAGCTCAGCTTCAAAAACATGTGTAAGCTCAAGCCTTTGTTGAACAAGTGGTTGGAGGAGGCGGACTCCACGTCGGGGAGTCCGACCAGCTTAGACAAAATCGCCGCGCAGGGCAGGAAGAGGAAAAAGCGAACCTCCATCGAGGTAACCGTCAAGGGCGCGCTGGAGAGTCATTTTCTAAAGTGCCCCAAACCAGCAGCCTCAGAGATCGTTTCACTGGCGGACAGTCTTCAGCTGGAGAAAGAAGTGGTAAGGGTTTGGTTTTGTAACAGGCGGCAAAAGGAGAAGCGGATGACTCCTCCTGGACAGCTCCCGGGAACGGAGGATGTGTACGGGGACACGCCACCCCACCGTGGGGTTCAAACACCAGTACAATGA